From Arachis hypogaea cultivar Tifrunner chromosome 3, arahy.Tifrunner.gnm2.J5K5, whole genome shotgun sequence:
tatatttatgtataaatatatatattatttaatttatttttaatatttattttgtattttaacgtatattttatatctatattttatattattagtccataaaaattaatctctaataatatataatcaatttaaaataatattagtgttATATGACTAgtgaatattattaattattaaagaaTTGGAGAAATGTGATGCAGAGATGGTAGAATGCATGAAGACAGTGGCAAAGCTGGATCTGGAACTGACAGTGGAAGAGAGGAACCTGCTGTCAGTGGGATACAAGAACGTGATTGGTGCAAGAAGAGCTTCATGGCGCATCATGTCTTCAATCGAACAGAAGGAAGAGTCAAAGGGGAATGAGGCCAACGTCAAAATCATCAAGGGTTACCGCCAAAAGGTGGAGGAGGAGCTTTCCAAGATCTGCAGTGATATTCTCGACATCATTGACCAccatctcattccttcttccCACTCTGGAGAAGCCACTGTTTTCTACTACAAGATGTAAGAAATATAACTATTCATGTTATTTTTTTCTATCGGCTTAAGCTTTTGAAACGAGTGGTTTCATTCTAAAGTCTTGTCTTGTTTTCGTAATCCAGGAAAGGTGACTACTATCGTTACCTTGCTGAGTTCAAGACTGAGCAAGAAAGGAAAGAGATAGCTGAACAGTCACTCAAGGCATACGAGGTATTTTATAGGAGTAAttgattttttatgtaataattgGTGGATGCTTATGTATGTTTGTTTGCATTGTATGAATAGGCTGCTTCAGCAACTGCAAACTCAGATCTTCCATCAACACATCCAATCCGTCTTGGACTTGCACTCAACTTCTCAGTGTTTTATTATGAGATCATGAACTCTCCTGAAAGGTattattaattagttacttgAGTGATTTGGTTATATATGCATGCTATTAGCTATGTATTGGGATTATTACTGAAATAAATTGAATTAAAGGGCTTGCCATTTGGCAAAACAAGCATTTGATGAGGCAATTGCGGAGTTAGACACATTGAGTGAAGAGTCATACAAAGACAGCACTTTGATCATgcaattgttgagagacaatctCACTCTCTGGACCTCCGATTTGCCTGAGGATGGAGGTATTTCTTTATATTCATGCCAATATCAAGCttttatgttttagttatttataATATCTGATAATATATATACTGCATTCAAAAAGTAAATGCTCTCATTAAATGC
This genomic window contains:
- the LOC112734149 gene encoding 14-3-3-like protein GF14 iota, which gives rise to MSTEKERETQVYLAKLSEQAERYEEMVECMKTVAKLDLELTVEERNLLSVGYKNVIGARRASWRIMSSIEQKEESKGNEANVKIIKGYRQKVEEELSKICSDILDIIDHHLIPSSHSGEATVFYYKMKGDYYRYLAEFKTEQERKEIAEQSLKAYEAASATANSDLPSTHPIRLGLALNFSVFYYEIMNSPERACHLAKQAFDEAIAELDTLSEESYKDSTLIMQLLRDNLTLWTSDLPEDGGEEFKPVEEASKPAEPES